In Oncorhynchus tshawytscha isolate Ot180627B linkage group LG01, Otsh_v2.0, whole genome shotgun sequence, the genomic stretch acctaggaagaaacctagagaggaaccaggctatgtggggtggccagtcctcttctggctgtgccgggtggagattataacagaacatggccaagatgttcaaatgttcataaatgaccagcatggtcgtataataataaggcagaacagttgaaactggagcagcagcatggccaggtggactggggacagcaaggagtcatcatgtcaggtagtcctggggcatggtcctagggctcaggtcctccgagagagagagagagagagaaagagagagaattagagaacgcacacttagattcacacaggacaccaaataggacaggagaggtactccagatataacaaactgaccctagccccgacacattaactactgcagcataaatactggaggctgagacaggaggggtcaggaacactgtggcaccatccgaggacacccccagacagggccaaacaggaaggatataaccccacccactttgccaaagcacagcccccacaccactagagggatatcttcaaccaccaacttaccatcctgagacaaggctgagtatagcccacaaagaactccgccatggcacaacccaaggggggcgccatcccagacaggatgaccacatcagtgaatcaacccactcaggtgacgcaccccttccagggacggcaagagagagccccagtaagccagtgactcagcccctgtaatagggttagaggcagagaatcccagtgggaagaggggaaccggccaggcagagacagcaagggcggttcgttgctccagagcctttccgttcaccttcccactcctgggccagactacactcaatcatatgacccactgaagagataagtcttcagtaaggacttaaaggttgagaccgagtttgcgtctctgacatgggtaggcagaccgttccataaaaatggagctctataggagaaagccctgcctccagctgtttgcttagaaattctagggacaattaggaggcctgcgtcttgtgaccgtagcgtacgtgtaggtatgtacggcaggaccaaatcagagagataggtaggagcaagcccatgtaatgctttgtaggttagcagtaaaaccttgaaatcagccgtggctttgacaggaagccagtgtagagaggctagcactggagtaatatgatcaaattttttggttctagtcagaattcgagcagccgtatttagtactaactgaagtttatttagtgctttatccgggtagccggaaagtagagcattgcagtagtctaacctagaagtgacaaaagcatggattaatttttctgcatcatttttggacagaaagtttctgatttttgcaatgttacgtagatggaaaaaagctgtccttgaaatggtcttgatatgttcttcaaaagagagatcagggtccagagtaacgccgaggtccttcacagttttatttgagatgactgtacaaccattaagattaattgtcagattcaacagaagatctctttgtttcttgggacctagaacaagcatctctgttttgtccgagtttaaaagtagaaagtttgcagccatgcacttccttatgtctgaaacacatgcttctagcaagggcaattttggggcttcaccatgtttcattgaaatgtacagctgtgtgtcatccgcatagcagtgaaagttaacattatgttttcgaataacatccccaagaggtaaaatatatagtgaaaacaatagtggtcccaaaacggaaccttgaggaacaccgaaatttacagttgatttgtcagaggacaaaccattcacagagacaaactgatatctttccgacagataagatctaaaccaggccagaacttgtccgtgtagaccaatttgggtttccaatctctccaaaagaatgtggtgatcgatggtatcaaaagcagcactaaggtctaggagcatgaggacagatgcagagcctcggtccgatgccattaaaatgtcatttaccaccttcacaagtgctgtctcagtgctatgatggggtctaaaaccagactgaagcattttgtatacattgtttgtcttcaggaaggcagtaagttgctgcgcaacagccttttctaacatttttgagaggaatggaagattcgatataggcctatagttttttatattttctgggtcaaggtttggctttttcaagagaggctttattactgccatttttagtgagtttggtacacatccggtggatagagagctgtttattatgttcaacataggagggccaagcacaggaagcagctctttcagtagtttagttggaatagggtccagtatgcagcttgaaggtttagaggccatgaatattttcatcattgtgtcaagagatatagtactaaaacacttgagcgtctctcttgatcctaggtcctgggagagttgtgcagactcaggacaactgagctttgaaggaatacgcagatttaaagaggagtccgtaatttgctttctaataatcataatcttttcctcaaagaagttcatgaatttatcactgctaaagtgaaagtcatcctctcttggggaatgctgctttttagttagctttgcgacagtatcaaaaaggaatttcggattgttcttattttcctcaattaagttagaaaaataggatgatcgagcagcagtaagggctctacagtactgcacggtactgtctttccaagctagtcggaagacttccagtttggtgtggcgccatttccgttccaattttctggaagcttgcttcagagctcgggtattttctgtgtaccagggagctagtttcttatgagaaatgtttttagtttttaggggtgcaactgcatctagggtattgcgcaaggttaaattgagttcctcagttaggtggttaactgatttttgtcctctggcgtccttgggtagacagagggaatctggaaggacatcaaggaatctttgtgttgtctgtgaatttatagcacgacttttgatgttccttggttggggtctgagcagattatttgttgcaatatTTCATATTCAATAGGAATATTGTCCATGAAGATTCTCTGTCACAAATTAGTTATGTTTATATGTTGTTATTCCCTTATGAAACACAGGTGCTCCATCAAAAGGTAGATATATGTGGGTTAAGTGCAGGCCAGACGCCACGAATCCCAACTGTGAGACACAGAGGGGTCCATGGATGGACTTGCCTGGGCCTCCTGACAGACTCCCTCCATTTGCAGTAAAGGATATGTAAGTATACGTCATCGCAAATTAATTTATCCAGAGACCAAAGCTTGATGGGCTATTCAATTTCAGAATTGAGCATAATGTGACAGAATTGTCCTGACTAACTTCTTTGCTTCATTGTTTTTGATGAGATATGTCCCCATAAAGAATTGCAATAATAGACTTGATCAATAACATTTCAGAATTTTCAAGAAACACTATACAATTTCCTGTAGTaggaaatgtttttttaatgataGAATCAGTCTGGTAGTTGCGTACTGTGACTTGAATGGCCTCTGATATTCTTTCTCATTCCAAGAGTGATGGTAGCATACAAGAAGTAAGCACTTTATTGACTTACTACTATGAGTTTAAACTACACTCTATGGTTCTAGattatcctgctgaaagttgAGTGTTTAAACTACAAACCATATGAATTAGGTGATCTAATTATACATGGGTGAATGAGCACCCAAGCATTAATATCTGCATTCattatattacagcagacagaAGAGAACAATATGTACTCAGCTCTGTTAAACATTTTCACTATTGAGGAAGCTAAACAATTGCTATCATAAGGAAATTTGCTCTCATATGACCTAAGACACCGCTTCCCATTTAGTGGTTTAAGTCCTCAGCAAGACATTGTATCAGTTAGAAAACATCAGGACCCAAAAGGGTTGTATCTCACGAAACCCTCTTCCCTATACTGTAGGTCGCACAGAAAGGGATTATCATTATAAATTCCCTCTAAGCATGTTAAAAAAACATTGGCAAAAAGTCAGGAAATACTGTTTAATTATAAATGTTGTGTACTACGGTTGTTAAAAGTACCATGCAAACAGAAGCATTGGTAAGTTTACTAATACCtaatatctgtactttacttgactatttatatttttgacaacttttacttttacttcactacattcataaataaaataatgtactttttactccataaatccctgacaaccaaaagtacttgttacatttggaatgcttaacaggacaatAAAATTGTAAAATTCACACACTTTTcaagagaacaaccctggtcatccatactgcatctgatctgaaagattcactaaacacatgcttcgtttgtaaatgatgtgtgaGTGTTGGAACGTGCCCCGGGCTACCTGTAAATTAAAATAAACAAGAAAAtcttgccatctggtttgcttaaaataaggaatttgaaattatttatacttttacttttcatacttaagtatattttagcgattacatttacttttgatacttacgtatatttcaaaccaaatacttttagacttttactcaagtagtattttactaggtgacattcacttttacttgagtcattttctattaaggtatctttacttttactcaagtatgacaattgggtactttttcgaCCACTGTTACTATGTAACAAATCCAATGTAGTGACTGGAGTAATAAGTGTTTCTTCACAGGTATTAGAGTAACTTTTTAATGTTTTACAACAGATTAatctaaatgtgtttattttcccATTTACTTAGTTGATAATGTAAGCAAAGGAACACTATTTCAACAATATATTTTCTTCATAGAACAGTTTTGGAGTTATCACTCAGCCTTTCTTGTTAATCACTTTGTGAAATATTGTTGATTCAATGCACAATTCAACTGAATACGACTTAAGGCTCCCAGACAAACGAAGCAGGGATGATGGGAGTGTAGAGACGCCCCAGCCTGTGCTGTAGTGAAAAATCATAGGAAGAGCTTAGAGGATGTAGACTGTAATGGCTAATGGTCTTGTGCTTCTGTTTTTCTTCCAGAGTGCTGGAAGAGGATGGCTCAGAGCTAGAGCAGTCAGGCGAGGGTTCTGACACTGGAATCCTCTTCACTGAGCAGGGCTCTGGCGACCAGTTGGCCAGCACAGATGTGGACGGGATTGACTACTCTAACTTTGTTTACCCACAGAAAATGACCATGGATCAGGCTCTGCCTCGTGCTCGGGAATTGAAAGAGGATCACTTGATCCTGTAGCCTGCTAGAATGCAAAATATTGAAATGTTGATGTTAATCCATTTGTGTAAAAAAGAATTGCCTCTTGCAACCTCTCAAGATTAGTGTAGCACATGCTTTTTGACCCAGTTATTGATGCTTGGCTGTGTAAAATTGTATTTAATCTGATTTAGATAACTGAAGTTTAGTTATTTTCCCATGGAACCAGAGATTAAATTAGTcttccatgtgtttttttctgtatttttattattatttataatacCAGCCAAGAATGTTAataattttatttttaaacatgaTTTTCAGGGGTATATCATTTattgttttacattttagtcatttagcagacgcttttatccagagtgatttacagtagtgagtgcatatatttGTTTACATTTTAGCACTGGTctcctgtgggaatcaaacccacaacccttgcATTGCAAGCACCAaggtctaccaactgagccacgatGAAAACTATAAGATATATTGTGAAACACTCCGTTTTCAAATATACTTTATTCAGAATTTCCACGATGGTCACATTCTAACATGATATCATTCCGCACTTGTATTTTCTCACCCGAGCAAAATGTTTTGACAATTTGAAGCATTAAATAAACATATGTTTTAATCATCCAATGATTTATAACTCAAATACTGTTTTAGAGAGGATATGAGCTCCCTATGCTTCTGTAGCGGACATGAGTCGGGCTTATGGTCTCGTGATGACGTAGCCCTGCCTGTGACTTCAGAATCAGTCACACTCAACACCACATGGTATTCCCTGTTAGTCTAATGGTCAATACATTGGTTTCTCCTGTGGGAGACCATGGTTTAGATCCAGTACCAGTgtgtgccatttaagatgagggagaacGATTATTTTTCTTATGAGCGTGGCCTTATTTCAATTACagtatattggatgactgtcattcatattccattcacccagctcaaagtaacatcgataggtttaggctactacatgaaaCTCAAATTTTCTCTACACCCATCAGACGGATGCTacaaatgtttcactatttaaatttgaatgaaattcactgaggatggtcctccccctCCACTGTTCAGATCCCCACATGACACTTCCACCGCACTGTGTCATTTCCTGAACTGCCCATAGTCTGTTATCACACCCTTGTGTTGAATATTTCCCTGAGCTTTGTCTGTAGAGTTTCTCATGACTTAGAAAACCTCCTGTTACAAAATATATTAGCCTGTCTTGAGTTAGTAAGCGGCAAACGCACTTGCCTCTCTTTAGCAAAACTTTCCAGATGAGAATGCAGGATTAAAACACTAGACTGTATTGTTCTTTTTAGTACACACATAGTAGTGCTCAGGTTTCACTAGTGTTTTTGTATCTTTAGCTTATATgtcaaactatcattttgatctcaCAGACTGTCAGTCTTTGCATTCATAGATCCAtctttgaatttgagagtggttacatttctccaggctgAATAAGGAATTAAGGATTGTGCATTTAAAGGTGCAAGCCCCTCCACCTATCCATATGACTTTAGGTCACATGATAGCTCATGGATTTTAAAGTGGGATGTTTGCAGCAAGAGGATTTACAGTGCACATTTCTCTGTCAAAATAAAAGTTTACTGAGTAATGCTGGATGGTCACACAGTGCTATATGTATCAGTCAAGTGATATGAATAGGGATAATCTAAACCTCTTCTAAAGAAAGTTACTGTAAACAATAGAGATATTGCCAAAACCTTCAGAAATGTATTGTCATCCGCAAACAGTGCGTGTTAATTTACATATATTAATGTTCTTGAATGCTCCTTTCCAGGTGAAAGTGATTTTTAGCCTATGCAAGCTGCTTTGTTAACATTATTTTCATACTCTGGTGACACTTCGAAAAGAGATCTCATTCTCAATGTGATAACCTAAATAAAGAATTTATACTTTTTTTATACATCTGCTACCTTcactttttcaaatcaaatcaaatgttatttgtcacatgcagcgaatacaacaggtgtagactttaccgtgaagtgcttacttacaaacctgttcccaacaatgcaaagttagccttgatacaaaattttgaacagaaattaaATGATTTTgggtgtcattttaggtgaacattttaaaagatggtacaaaaaaaaatacaaaagagaagattcttaagaggttttaagatgctgtcaatgttgcagctgtagaacattttgaggacccatgccaaatcttttcagcctcctgagggggaagaggcattgtcgtgccctcttcatgactgtgttggtgtgtttggaccatgatttggaccatgatagatccttagtgttGTGGACACTAAGGATtgtcgaggaacttgaagctcttgacccgctccaccacagccccatcgatgtgaatggggccgtgctcggccctccgtttcctgtagtccacgatcagctgctTTGTTtttactgacattgagggagaggttgttgtcctggtccTGAGCAAAAAAAATGATATGACTAGacatgggacttttattttgaaatttCTGTGTTGCCACTATTACTGCTCCTCTCGTTTGTATCGTCACAGGAATTAGCAACACGGAGGCTAGATAGCCGTCTACAACTGTTTAAACAGCTGAAATGGTGAGTTCAAAATGAAAGAAGAAGTAGCATGTAACTATTTAACTTATACATAAATAGAGATGTACTAAAGCCAAGGTATTGTCATCCTCTGGCCCTTTCGTTATTTTTTCTTCTATTTCTTGGCTAACGGCTAGCTAGCCTAGTTTAACGTTATCAGCACAGGTCGGAGGCCCTGGCTGGAACCCCACTGTTCTTCCTAGCTTGGTAGATAGTTTTGATTCGTGGCAATTATCTAGAGTGGCGGTTATCTcgtttcccactgtgactattatccCCGCAAGCTGAACATTTAGTTACACATAAAGCATTAGCTAGATGGCGAATGTTAACTAGTTACTGGCTCATCGTCTTGTCTGGACGTCACGAGAAATGTTGACTGCAAAACGTTAGCTGTCAAGCGTGCGATTTGCCTTTAGCCTATGGCACTTCTAACGGAATTAATCTTCACTGTAGCATGTTTCatgacattattttatttagctaACTAGCCAAAACACCcatctgttagctagctaagtaattATCAAAGTGCGATAACTTAACGTAGCCCCATGGGAAATATATCTGACTCGGTACCTACTGGGGTAGTTCTTGCAGAAACTATTTTTAAAAAtagctccgccatttcctggttgcaaaaacattctaatagttcgcctaatttcagtttgtgacaaaacaagccaagtatagtgtagagagtaaTTATAAAAcgttgtgaaatatattttccatatccaaaaatattgtattttcagctgtttgaagctggtgtacaaacccGAAAGTAAAatacgcaaaaacaaaacttgacggggaagcatagaaatagcacacacagAACAGATATACAGCTTCTTAAACTTGCTTTCAATGCGAATGACAGATCTATTATAGACGTttgctatgtgaatttggttttgTCGCCCCAAAGTTACATAGTGCAGTTAACACATCACTTGTGGTatggttttggaagcataaggaccttatcttgcggtaccagagcaccaagtctgggaccaaaaggctccttaacagcttctaccccccaagccataagactgctgaccagtaaatcaaatggctacccaggctTATTTTCTTTGCACTGAATCTCTTGCACAGGCTCAAtgtacacactggactctaacctcactcacacatactacactgacactccaacacacacacaaaacgcacACATATGGATGCATATTTACGCCACATACGTATACATTCACAttccttcacactcttcacataagCTGATGCtactctcaaatcaaattttattggtcacatacacgtgtataGAAGATGTTATTGCacatgtagtgaaatgcttgtgttttttgctccaacagtacagtaatatctaacagtttctCAATACACACACTACATTAATCTAaagtaaggaatggaattaagaatatataaattagagttcgaccgattatgattttaacactgataccgattattggaggacccaaaaaaagccgataccaattaaatcagacgatttttatttatttatttgtaataatgataattacaacaatactgaatgaacacttattttaacttaatgtaatacatcaaaatcaatttagcctcaaataaataatgaaacatgttcaatttggtttaaataatgcaaaaaagtgttggagaagaaagtaaaagtgcaatatgtgccatgtaagaaagctaatgtttaagttccttgctcagaacatgagaacatatgaaagctggtgcttccttttaacatgagtcttcaatattcccaggtaagaagttttaggttgtagttattataggaattataggactatttctctctatacg encodes the following:
- the LOC112257155 gene encoding serglycin produces the protein MKVLNLKICLTLAVIFFLADNGFGAPSKGRYMWVKCRPDATNPNCETQRGPWMDLPGPPDRLPPFAVKDIVLEEDGSELEQSGEGSDTGILFTEQGSGDQLASTDVDGIDYSNFVYPQKMTMDQALPRARELKEDHLIL